ctaataagaacctcattttttgttgtaaattatttagtagataatttttttgaaaattcttttgcacctaattcaaaatttgaataagtgGTTTCTcagttattcaaatatttatactactactaactacttataataataattcttaaaaatggtttcataaaaatataaaataggtgtAATACTTATTGgatctagtatttattatacttagatcatttttacaattaacaaacgtttatagattaatattaattactaacattttcaaatcgtCGTGATCCTATATCATCCAAATCCATTATCATCTTATTAGTTATGATCGATCCTTAGTAaacaaagtttataatttcaaaaactattcgtttgaatttttattttaattcgtcaaatttttcagaaaagtatccattacaatataataaatagaaatagaaCGGAAGAGGGTTTTGcttctcatttaaaaaaaaaaaaacagaaattggTATCTTCTCATGACACTTATTTAACAGCACAACAATTTCAAAAGcttgcaaatatattttaaattccaaaatattattaaaaataaaaagggagTGATCACTGATTATGCTtgctaaatcattttatataggtacttaattttaaaatgcgtttgaaatgtatgtttaatattcgTTTAGAATTtaagtcaattaaaaattattataaactataattttattaaacaaatgatTTCTACCTATttgtaattctataaaaagttttaaattattaaataaatatatcatataatatatttggcaTCTGTATATAGATTGTATTGGTAGTACCTGAGTATTgaagatttttttctaatacatCTTATTCTTATAGTAAATTGACTGCATTATAGGCATTGTAAAATAACTGCATTTATATACGGCttctttatatttgtaaagatCATCTTGAtcacatatattttcattgtatacaaattattaatattgcgaaaaaatatttaattatattaagtacctagatagttcataaaacaacaaattgtcatgaataattaataatataattttatcattctaCTAAAAGTACTTACTAGTTATTAATGaagttactatatttataaacatcaaGACAAATAATTTGGAATGTTGCTgatcttatatataaaaatattataaaaaaatattctacggATTGTAATTGTGAAACATAATATCTACTAATATTGAGTGATGTTTGATTTCATTGAAACCTTGGAATAACACGCACTTTTAAGCATGCTTGATTAtgcatcatatttataaattaatttgtattacaataataattattgcattgttgaaaataaaaataaccaacCAAGTAAATGTTTACGTACTTATTATGAGTGCTTGGTCATATTACTTATGTTTttcaaccaattttttttttgtttaagtataGAATAACAACATTGTAGGAGTCCCGCAGGCTACATGTATTATAAGCTTGAGGGCTAATGCGATAAATACATCGCATTAATACATAGATCATAGTATAATACGTAGTTGTTCCGCACGTACAAGTCTCCAGTAAAACTAAAGTTGAATGATATTTCCCACCGTATGCCGCGTTGCGATCGAAAATCGAATAATGTTAATCAATTAATCAAACTTTCAGATCATAACAAAATcctaataaaagtttattgatgtaatagaaatattaattattatttaaggcgTATTAGTTCAATATGACAATTttgcataatatgaataacatattttattacttaaatgtgTGCTATTGTCATAGGGGTGTGAAATTTACGTATACGGTTCAGTATAACACATCGATAACGACGATAACGTACAACAGAATAAATgagatgtattaatttaatttggtcGCATATATACCTGAACatgtgtatattttcaattgtcAATTCAGTTTCCAATGAGACATGATTATAAGGagaaatttagtaaaaatatcggctatattaatttagtacgtatattttataaaatatttacaatattttatataatttactggaagcgttttaaaatgtaccgCACAGAGACTCAATGATAGATAACTAATCTGAAATAGCCCATTACAGCATAACATCACAATAATGTCTCGGTGGCCATCGAATCGACTACGGGTGGCAGATGTATTCCGTTGTTGACGCGGACTTAGCGCCTCTAGATCTATCGCATTATgcatatgatgtatatatatgtatataacagtatataaCCATCACGTAAAACCACGTTGTCTGAGCTTGGGTTCGGGGGCGAacgtgtacctattatacataataataatatatattataatgttataaagtaTTGTGCCGTCGTCTTCGTCCTTGggtgcttatattatattataatattatgtccttAACGGCACGGAGCATCTTGCAAGCTGCACACGCACCCGCCGTCGGTCTTCTCGGTTGGAACAGCTGCCTTCTTCCTCAGTGTCTCtcgccaccaccaccacccaCCCCACACAAGAATCCCGTTGTTCCTCGCGCaggtacacatacacacacatgatttcttcttctttttattattattatcgtttttatcattatacatattataatccttAAACATATTTCCTGCGAGGGTCCGTCGTCTCGTTGCGGACGCGCACACGCATAAAAACCAATCGTCTTTGGGTTTGGATACGACCCGGGCCgggtgtttgtgtgtgtatgtgtatgtatgcCGACTGCCGACTATATACGACGACGTTATATAGCTTAGACGAGGGGCGCGTGCCCGacacacgtatattatatacaagcgcgcgcgcgcacgcgTGTACGTATCATATCTATAAGACGGTTTTCAGCCGGCCGAGCACGAGACAATCGCGCGTCtccgtaatatattatattatattaaccgtcgacgtcttttattttttttttcgggtaCACGCCCTTTGTCAGGGCTCCTCGCCCTTTGCGCGACGATATTGTCTTTTTCTTCCCTTCTTATTCTTCTACTTATTTTTCTGCAGCTCAGCCGTCGTTCTccgcacaatataataacatacaatgcatcacacaataataataatatacatgtgcGTGTAATAATAGGCAATAGCGTGTCTTTTGCGCTTTGCTCCGTGGTCTTTGTCGtcgtcatatattattatagttaacaattttttcttcCTTTCACCTCGTCGtcgaattttttatactacattattGTAAGCGAGCTCACGCGCGCCCATTACCCCCCACATACCTCGAAGAGACTACTTGTTTGCAACAGTCAGCGCGGACGCTGCACGCGCTGCAGCTGTTCGCAGGTGTGCGGCCacgatgacaataataataacatatatataatattataatgtaaaaaatctaCTATGCGACGCGAAAATCTCTGGAATGCGCGAGCGCCGTAGTCCGTCACCTGCGTGTTCCAATAAGACGCTCATCGCTTTGGCGGTATTTTTTGTCTTATTCGTCTCGTATTCTAGTGTCTATTTCTCGTATAGGCGTCATAAACTGTTTTCCATCAGGTAAATTATTGCCAACTTGTAAGGAAAAAgttcttaattaataaacttaaattttcaaaaatatgtttattaaattaaaatgtttataaattaacgatGCATCTTTTGATCttgtaatagttataaacGATTAGTATCATACATAGGGGTGGATTGGGAACGGTCCAGTCCACTATTCCAAGTTCATTAGTGGCCTAATTACTAAACGTCTAACTCCCcaccaaaaaaatgtataggtactcaAATTGTGATTACATATTTAAGTTTGTAGTCCAAATTatctttatacaaaataataattactgaatGTTGTGATTATGAATATGTTTAtggttgttataatatataatttgttgtatataatatcattaatatataaatagtaaatattgtcATCAACTTAACTTTTGCTAAAATCTTGTATAAATTAGTATgaaaacataacataaatacataatcatataatcaatgtgataaatttgatataataatataaaagttaaataaaacataattaaacaaaatataagtaatgacAAGGgtgaattgtattaataaattttaatttttgaaccaaggttaattttttagaattgacggaaattttaaatcaaattttatagtataaccattattttcctacaaaaaaaaaaaaaaattcttatgtaAATTCAATGTGtacatatcaaattaaaataaattaaaataggcaATAAGTAAAAGTCCTCACAAATAGGATTGTCTGCTGTCAATCTACAAACTGAAATCAAATCTGTTTTTCCAATACTACTGTTCATATAATATCTGTTTCATCAACTATAATGCTATTGGAATATGTAATACTGTCTTCTAcctaatataatcatatatttaattaaatcaatatatatatatgacaaatattaaaatttcttacaacattaatattagatCCACTTGTTTCCCTTGTAGGTGTGTTAACCGaaatcaattttgaaaaacacaTTTTGCCACTGTTGATTATAGTACTTGCTTCATCATCATTAatactattgattttattagaatGTGTTATAGTATCTTTTACCAAATGcagtcaaatatttaattagaatttagaGCAACGCACGATATACCTATGATACTGTGTGatgtatacagtattatttatCACGTTATTCAGTGAGatataaagtacaaaatagTTCCAATTCTCaaacaaaaagttattttattaaaattttcttttaagctTTTAAGGAAcggttttgatttaaaaaaatgtgtgatgATATGAAAAAGTTCTATTTTCTTAGACCAAAGaagtgtacattttttattggtttaggatagaaaaaaaatctatttaactataatataggtacttgtgtatttatgtatataaattataattagatatatttagtattttatcatctagttttattattagaattttttccAATTCTTCAAAGTTCTTCACGAGTTTTCTGTATTATctgcttttattttattacagttttaaacttttaactacCTAGTGCATTTAATGaccatttgtattttacatcCGGTCTTActttctaattttatattaaattgtagaaTTTTGATTCTTAAACTTGCTATctcgttgaaaaaaaatcgagaaaaaattatattgaccttttatttttaatctgatGTGTCGACTTATAGTATACGTCATATAcctttatacaaattatgataatagcgTTGCACCAAATAGCCATTCCACGATCTTAACTACactcaataatacaaaatataaattataatatcaggtacattttttattatattaatattccttcgtgtgtgtgtactgtgtagtGTGCGTGTCCTAGTAGTACGCACTACACGCACCTCGGTCTAGTTTCGACCGCCGCAGAATCGTataatgtgaatattatattataatatgacgcgTTATAGGCACAATAACATCTGGACGACTGGTCGATTATacttaacataaattacacgcttagttatatatttttttcttataatttttttttcacaaacatCTGTATTCTATTACACGCTCTCCGGATAATGACAGATAGCGACAAATGCGTTCGACTGTGTACCgtggcgtatattatattatacttttatactagtatattactactatattactatagtatatatttgtacgaTAATAGCGTATTTTGTGTGCGAGCATTTGTTCATGTTTGTATGTGTGAaagtatatatactgtatttgTTCTACGTTCGTTTCCACATGCGATTAAAGGCCTCTAAGGTATATGATAGGAATGTAGAGGGAGGTATATGCGTGATGCGTCTCTAAGATTTAATAGTTACAGGGGTTAGAGTCGTAGAAAAATTAAGTTCAAAATAAGCTTTGGGGTAGTGCCCCAAATCCCCATCATCACTGTTACTAGACTTTATAAATCACGAGCAGTACTGTAAAATCGAAGTTGAATTACATCATGaccttttttttaagataccATAAACACCTTTACTGGCTTTACTAcgcttatttttgtatataaaatattatgtttttactttttatccaCTGCATTAGGGTCTATGTATGGCGACTTATTTTTCccaaacttaattataaagttGTAGATCCACAATATCATaccatgatatatatatattattaatttatatttatctaccgTGACCACTGCTATCACGCTTTTATGgaatattaatcatttcacagtgtaatattatagaaacgaatgaattatttgaaacataaataaacgtgcgtaaatattaatttatttatttattttgcatacaTAAGTtcctgtattataaattaagtctTTTAAAATACGTTTCTAAACATGTACGGAAATATAACGGTGTTCTTAAAGAAGAAAGGAAATGATTAATTAACTATGTATTATGGAGATTGGTATTTGATACATCGCAATTCTggcaaatttgtaattgattttcaataagAACTTTTaggattgtatattatgtagtcggtctttgagaaaattattttaaaactacacaTATgtcacttataatataattttagattttgagcagAGCTTATGAATACATCTATAATCATGaatctattgattttacaatgatgtattttttttgtataaagatACTttctattacataaaatatttcgattacCAACTTCTAGGAACATTTAGAAAACTGGATCTAGATTTTACTTTGGGAGGTCCtagtactttttataataatcgaaaaaaaGTGGGtaagtgggtatcgctctgctgtatagtagagatggagagtatgtcactggtcactataatggatgtgttaaatttgaatgcaatgacgggtatcattgtatacgaaaaaactGATTTCTAAACGGAGATGATTTTTAagtcaatgataattagttggatatattttattattacctgtatttaaattgtaatatatcgttattttacgcgatttcgtaaaaaattaaatttcatacgttcataaaatgttttctatattgacaatagaattttttttttacagttactttaaagaaaacttatggataaccttgtGTTGGATTTTTGAACCttaagtataaatcacaaacattttatgaattctcaattttcgtaaacatttgaactttaaatgcttataaacaaaaattgtaacaaacgatttttgattttttttttactacgataaatacaacttataataaaccttgtattaaattttaaaaattttttgaatagccaaattttttttattggtattttaggaaaaaaaacttagaaaattcgaaaatttcaattatctataagtagcttaaaaaaggtcaaaatattttgaaaattttatcgtaaatagataatcataatataaacattttgtgaaaatttcaagtatttacaatgattcgtttttgagttacggcaaaatcaaaaaatcgactttgtcgaaaagtggttaagcgtaaaaattcccgtttttccgttattttttcagggtttttcccaacgcttttgaaaactactggaaattttttctttttacccCCTTctccaaagtaccaactaaatGAATTTTCCTAttcaaagaggggctgaagtaaaaaatcgaagcattattactactccaaaacgtgatgacagacacaaaaataaaaaaataacacacacatcattgtaaaatcaatacattcatcaatccgttcagaatctaaaacaaaaaactaagtcatgacattttagtttttaccatGACtactttaatgataatatatagaaaaaactataggtattaatgtaatagttgtatattaattattgtatgaaataatattattattactaatatataatatatgatttctttttaatagcaatatataaatgaaacaaaaaaatcttttgaaaTATATGATGGCACATTCACATAATTCCtttcagaattgttttttatcgtgttaaacgttttattattaaaccagCCTACTCAATGACGAAGTACACTCGAAACCTACAACTGTACAGCAGTGCGGTTactattcttttaaatataaatatactctttatatttatataaaatttgataatattatatctctaTGACACTatgataatgtttattttaaacgtatatgtattgaaattatGCGATtcgattttcataaattacatttaaattattattagggtACACGTGTACAATACTGCTAAGTACCTACACATGCAGTAATacatacaaaacattataataacacgtaagagtataatacatgaatatatGGTGGTTTAGAGCTGCGTTACTGTTgtcaaaattatagtaaacacggattgtataataaactaataactgttttttttctcCGAGGGGTTGTGTTCAAACGAGTGTGAAGTAATATATACAGTGCGTGATTTTCTTAGCCATATAACCATTACCTCACAACAGAATTTCATCGAGAGAAGAGACGAGGTTTCGTTACACAAGGGTTGATTGGGACTTGATTACCCGCATTAATATCGGATTATGTTTCAAAATgaacgtcgtcgtcgtcgtcagcGGCGCCGCAGATAGTGCAACGATGAGGCCGCGGCGTACACATCTCAGCGTATACATATACTGCCCTTCGGccataatcttatattattatacataggtattattattattataccacgtGACCACATGGCACGCCGTTGTACTAAGCCACTATAGgaggtatatacaataataataatattattattacacgttaGTATGTTACTAACTACTTGGGCACGCGTCAAgacgataattattgttgaacaataatacctataggtatatactggttttatatttttgatcagGTTTTAagctattacttatattataatattatatactggtaCGTATAATCCGCTATGTTATGTAGATACGCGTGCattgaattgaattaaaaaattatttttctctttGAATTCGGAATTCTATGTCAgtatagcatataatataatatactataaacataaaatataattgatatatgaCGAAACGACCACTTGTTGAGCAGGTGACcacgttatttttttcgtacaaGGCGTCGGTATTTAAAAGCTGTTCCAACTGTCGGGGCCACCTGTCGATCGCCCGTGTTAGCCACCTGTCCCCTAGTTTTTGTCAGTAGACTCGTGCCACTCTgccatcaaaataaaaaccgtCAGCTGCTGCGTCTGTAGACTCATGTAGGTTTTTTCgtcttgtaataattataccacAGACGCCACTGAAACCGacgtttatattaatgatctcaaaatatatattagttgcATCAAGATCCATTTGATCTGATGTTATGTCTAAAATGTACGGGTTATCGTTTATTGCATTTCGTTAAGTACGAGAGACATTGTTGCTGTAGTATTTGTGTAGAAGGTACTTTCTGcaaaacaatttcataaaatataaacaatattatgaacatctttatggattttatatacgttattaaaatatcaactgttattactaataacaaATGTGAACGACCGGCGATTAAATCGAAGATTTATATTGGTTGAAACTGCTTTCCACATCACACGATGTTATTGGACTATTGGAGCATATTTAAATGACGTGATTTAAAgtgatattaacaatattaccgTTATATTAaccgtttataattttacacatttttagaaatgttttgaatatCTTATTCTTCTTTAGCATTTAGTTCATTTTAGTTGAAATAGGTAGTATATTTACGataattcgaaaaataaaccaataattatagttatagaagtttattaaataaataccatttaaaattaacgagattctcaacaatttatatacatgcaattatatacattatgttcaaaatttgcaaaaatatgcaaaaaaaaaaaattatactatttaatcgAGAATAAGCCAAATTGTGGACATATCTGACAACCAATCAATTTGGACTCAAGGAAAAAAACACGCAAGTGCATAGAAATCCTAGCCTtagatattacttattatttatttagtttacatTTCAATGTTTACAAGGTTAATTCAAAACTATCCATTGTTTAACTtgaccaaaatattatataatggaaGAAACAAGAAACAACTTAACAGTTCCATTACAAGgttttaaatcaaatcattttatatctctggcattatataatatatgtacgagtaataataatatataccaatgtacatattttgtgtatttaaatgtacattattttttgtataggcTAATATACTTCGTCTTTGCTCAGAATTTAATTtcgtatttaatgatttatcattgaatttaaatttaacacatacacCACTGCATTGGCTTATTCATTAACAACGTATACACTGTATACTCAACACCTAGTGCCTGTAGAGCGTTTACCTAGtttcctatttttttaaatgtattataaattaaattcccataacctattaactatattttaggaAGCTAATCCCCCAAACCCTCATTTTTATGCCATTAATGGAAGTATACatgatctttaaaaaataaaattatgttgaatttatttggatttttttattatttatttttaacatttaacatgcTGCATCTTGTTGATTTAATCTATCGCGAACAAATTTTGGTAATGGTTTCGCTTTAAATACCGGCAAGGTGTCTGGGCGATCTGcgtgttttaattttggagCCCATCCCTTTGGTGCACCACTTGGCCGACTTCTGCGTAGAAAAGTTCCTACaatatgatttaaacaaaatcagaaaatttataaaaggttGCCATGTAGGTACATATGGTATAATTGGTTTGTGCCaataaattactgtaaattacttttattttctacaGGAGGATTACACGCTTGTTGAGGACAATCATCTATTCTTTGGTTAGATGTCGTGGGCGGTCTTCTGCTAACATTAAGTCTCGGTGCTTGTGGTTGTCTAACATTAGGTGGCCTTTGGTTTGGTGGTTTTGGACATAATCGTTGTACTGAACTAGGTTGTCTTGAGCAAGGTTGTTGTACTGGATTTGGTGGTCTTGTACAAGATTGTTGTACTGGAGTAGGTTGTTTTGGATATAACTGCTGTGGGGTTGGTCGACAAGATTCTTTATCAGGTATGGCAGGCATTTTTttgtctttataaaaatatgattcccAAGTATTTCTTGTAATAAGTTTGACGTGTTCTTTAAGCATATCATTTTTGAGTCTTGGATCACCCAAATCGTAGTGTATATGATAAAAAGTGGACATAATGTCATCtaacatatttataccataatcTCGTTGTGTTTTcgaaatatattctaattgaTTATGTACGCTTTCATAAAACGGGAGTAAACGAATGAAATCTTTATCATGAAAAGCATTATCGTTCCATTCACAATCATTGAATGGTTTGATAATTTTTGGTGGATTTTTATAGATAGCTTGCAAGATCATTTTTGCACTTGGACTGTCTGGACATGGAGGTTCTACTTCTATTGGGTTCGatgcaaaatttaaataatgttgtgttaacatattaaaagcatttgtttttgtttcaaGGTCTTTTTTTGCTAatgataaattagtaaatgcATTGGCTACTAAACTTGATTTACATGCTATCtgctgtatattttttaaactctcGACAGAATCTGAATCACTACACTCTTCGTCATTGTCTATTACAGAACATTGTAGAGCATTTGTTCTAAGTTCTGGTTCAACTGGCGTTTTTGGCAAACGCCGAAGTTGATTTCGTGGAGGTGATGGCGTGTTTGCAGTTATTCTGTAATATTCATGTTGTGTTGTATCAATTCCAGAATCAGGCACATATGTAGGACCAGCACTGCAGCCAGGTTCAGAATGCGGGAAATAAAAGTCATTTCCTGCATGTTGACGTTTGCATTCTGAAGtacaatttttcgtttttatttttctcatagTATCTTCAATACCAAcactacaatttttatttgtaggcTCATTAAGATGTTTCAACT
This sequence is a window from Rhopalosiphum maidis isolate BTI-1 chromosome 1, ASM367621v3, whole genome shotgun sequence. Protein-coding genes within it:
- the LOC113550073 gene encoding uncharacterized protein LOC113550073, producing the protein MSQRPSSRNSCIREEPITRRKSSESNRCERPQTTSCRVIEPIQEECPDNFESQINEDEKCPYTDQEPRYDPKELRDAVRILNPFVRLIKDTNNPYARIVAREVCKTFYHLFHTNIHPIDVMKTINWRAKTVRTQQLWNEFWLYVPGSKIEEWVSLRECVKNDNLIDFNSYCSPCQTQSENVNSQVDEFQCPVNQLSNNENRQNQCIRKTQRNLTEHVNFGDVCGSDTYQSLYDISPPDMNFEHQCAGSDNFPYIHNFKPKTSGKMSPSTVDQNKNTFKLNSKQQYGKISETQCQLKHLNEPTNKNCSVGIEDTMRKIKTKNCTSECKRQHAGNDFYFPHSEPGCSAGPTYVPDSGIDTTQHEYYRITANTPSPPRNQLRRLPKTPVEPELRTNALQCSVIDNDEECSDSDSVESLKNIQQIACKSSLVANAFTNLSLAKKDLETKTNAFNMLTQHYLNFASNPIEVEPPCPDSPSAKMILQAIYKNPPKIIKPFNDCEWNDNAFHDKDFIRLLPFYESVHNQLEYISKTQRDYGINMLDDIMSTFYHIHYDLGDPRLKNDMLKEHVKLITRNTWESYFYKDKKMPAIPDKESCRPTPQQLYPKQPTPVQQSCTRPPNPVQQPCSRQPSSVQRLCPKPPNQRPPNVRQPQAPRLNVSRRPPTTSNQRIDDCPQQACNPPVENKRTFLRRSRPSGAPKGWAPKLKHADRPDTLPVFKAKPLPKFVRDRLNQQDAAC